Below is a genomic region from Larus michahellis unplaced genomic scaffold, bLarMic1.1 SCAFFOLD_542, whole genome shotgun sequence.
AATGTCCCCCGTGGGGACAGCGCTGACGTCAGCGCTGGGGACTCTGGACCCTCGCGGGGCCGCGGCGCAGCCGAGCGCAGCGACAccggcaccggggcgggggggggcaccggggcggggggggcaccgtGTCCCACGAGTCGTCGTCGTTCACCCCCCGGGGcgaccccccccgtcccccgtcccccgtGGGTCGGTCCCGTGTCGTCCGTCCCCCACCCCCGTgaccccgctgccgccccggggccgtttcagcaccacggacagagcgcgcccggggggggggcgggaccccCCAACCcacgtgtcacccccccccccgtgtgtcccccgtgtgtcccctccgtgtcccccccgtttgtcccccccgtgtgtccccccttgtgtcccccgtgtccccccccgtgtgtcccctgtgtgtcgtcgtcccccccccgtgtctcccccccgcgtcccccgaGTGTGTCCGTGTCCCCTTGTCGttcccccgtgtgtcccccccaccgtgtcccgtcccgtcccccccccccccggcggcagCCAATCAAGGGCAGGGTGGGGCGCGGTGCTGGCCAatgggagcgcgggggggggggggcgggacgagCCGCTGAGACTCGGTGCGATGTAACGGCGGGAACGGggacacccccaccacccccccccccggagaccttcggacccccccgggacccccccgggaccgaCCGGACCCATcgagacccccccccgggacccaccgggcccccccccgctcccaggtGAAGGTGCAGCCGGGACCCCCatcccgggacccccccaccccgcggtccctcctgttccccccccccccccgccccatctggggtgacacccccccccgccgtgggtgcTGCGGGGAACCCTGgggccgcccccttccccccccctcccccgtttAACTTATACCGGGGGGGTCCGTGTCACTGATCCCCCTTGgacccgggggggcggggggggggtcctggtgtGGGGTGACAGCTCTGCCACCCCCCCTCAAGGTGTTGTcgagccccccccccctcacGTGGGTGTCATCACCGCCCCGGGGggtccttccccaccccccaccccccccccccaccgtggaTTTTGCCCTGGGGTTTTCCTGGATGGTGACAACCGATGGGGGACGTcacgggggggggagggagatgtcacagtgggggggtccccactgacacacacccccccccaccccccccttttgcCCAGGCCCCACGGCACCATGCTGCTGCCGGGCCTGAGGAGCGGGTGGTTGCCCTTCCACGGGGGGGTCTTGGTGGGCTTCGCcgtcaccttcctcctcctccacggcGTCCCGCTGCTCCCGCCCCCCCTCACCCAGGACCCCCGGGCACCCAGTgacccccccggggtgtcccgCCCCCCCGTGCTCTACGGCGTGGCCCCACCCAGGTCTGCAGGTGGGTGACACCAtggtggctgcgggggggggtgACAACACTGAGCCGCCGGGTGAGGAGcacgggggggtttggggtccctggtggggtgggggtggggggtggggggggctcacCCACAGGGGTGCTccaattggggggggggggggctgagggacACCCCCTGACCATGCTGCGGGTGACGGTGTGGGGTCAACGGGGTGGTCCCCACCGTGGCCAAGGAATGGGGTGGTCCCCGTAGTCCCCATCATGGTCCCCATGGTCCCCATCGTGGCCAAGGAACGGGGTGGTCCCCACGGTCCCCACGGTCCCCACTGTGGCCAAGGAACAGGGTGGTCCCCACCATGGGCAAGGAACAGGGTGGTCCCCATGGTCCCTACCGTGGCCAAAGAACGGGGTGGTCCCCATGGTCCCCCCCGTGGCCAACAAACGGAGTGGTCAGGGTGGTCCCCGCGGTCCTCACCGTGGCCAACAAATGGGGTGGTCCCCCCCATGGCCCATGAATGTGGGGGTCCCCATGGTCCCCACCCTGGCCAAGGAACAGGGTGGTCCCCACGGTCCCCACTGTGGCCAAGGAACAGGGTGGTCCCCACCGTGGGCAAGGAACAGTGTGGTCCCCATGGTCCCCACCGTGGCCAACAAATGGAGTGGTCGGGGTGgtcagggtggtccccatggtCCCCACTGTGGCCAAGGAACAGGGTGGTCCCCACTGTGGCCAAGGAACAGGGTGGTCCCCACGGTCCCCACCATGGCCAAAGAATGGGGTGGTCCCCCCCGTGGCCAATGAATGCGGGGGTCCCCATGGTCCCCACTGTGGCCAAGGAATGGGGCGGTCCCCACTGTGGCCAACAtggcccccctgtcccccccccggcacggcgGCGGCAGGCGAGGATGCCGAGGAGGCGCGGGCGCTCTACCGGCGGGTGCGTGTCCTGTGCTGGGTGATGACGGGTCCCAGCACCCTGGAGACCAAGGCTCGGCACGTGAGGGCCACCTGGGCGCGTCACTGCAACGTGGCCATCTTCATGAGCTCGCAGCCGGCCCCGGCCTTCCCCGCCGTGGGGCTACCAGTCGGGGAGGGTCGCCACCAGCTCTACTGGAAAACCATCCGCGCCTTCCAGTACGTCCACCAGCATCACCTGGGCCAGGCCGACTGGTTCCTCAAGGCGGACGACGACACCTTCGTGGTGGTGGCCAACCTGCGTTGGCTCCTGGCTGGCCACCCCCCTGAGCGCCCCGTCTACTTCGGCAAACGCTTCAGACCCTTCGCCAAGCAGGGCTACATGAGCGGGGGGGCCGGCTACGTGCTCAGCAAGGAAGCCCTGAGGCGCTTGGTGGCCGCCTGGGCCACCCGCCTCTGCAGCCACACCAGCCCCGTGGAGGACCTGGCCATCGGCCAGTGCCTGGAGAAGGTGGGGGTGGAGGCGGGGGACTCGCGGGACACGGGGGGGCGCGAGAccttccaccccttcccccccgaGACCCACCTCACCCACAAGTTCTCCCCCAACTTCTGGTACCGGAGCTACTGCTACTACCCCGTGGTGGAGGTAAggtcacccccccgcccccccctggCCGTGGCCACCGGGCATTGTCCTTTCACTTGCCTTCCAGCGCCCCCGGGTtgcccctgggcccccccccgcaaagccaccagccccctgccccaccatgaccgccccccccgccccccatcctCCCTTGCCCCCACCTCCCACGGATCAGGGACATCCAATTCCAGCAAAGCTCATTACCAGCGACTAATTAGGGCCGCGCGGGTccggctggggtgggagggggacatgggggggggtgttggggggggggggggggggcctggctgTGGcatgtcgtgtcccccccccgggacagAGCTGTGACATCCCCCCCATGCACGGCCGGGGTGTCCCCGGCCCTTTGTGGCCAtggcgtccccccccccccaacccttccATGGccatggtgccccccccccccatgcatgGTCATGGTGTGTCCCTGCCTTCCATGtccagtgtgtccccccccccccaccccttccatGGCCACGGTGTCCCCACCCCTtccatggtgtccccccatggCCATGGTGTCCCCCCCTTTCCATGGCCATGGTGTCCCCCCTCTTCCatggtgtcccccccatcccatggTGCCCCCCCCCTTCTATGGTGTCCACCCATggccacggtgtccccccccccttccatgGCCACGGTGTCCCCACCCCTtccatggtgtccccccatggCCATGGTGTCCCCCCCTTTCCATGGCCACGGTGTCCCCCACTTCCACGgtgccccctccccttccatggtgtcccccccatcccatggtgtcccccccgtcccatggtgccccctccccttccatggtgtccccccatggCCACGGTGTCCCCCCCTTTCCATGGCCACGGTGTCCCCCACTTCCATGgtgccccctccccttccatggtgtcccccccatcccatggtgtcccccccgtcccatggtgccccctccccttccatggtgtccccccatggCCACGGCGTGTCCCCCCCTTCCACGACCATGGTCATAGACGCCCGCCCAGAGGCCACAGCGATGggctttggcggggggggaggggggatggccTCCATCCCGTGGCACCAAtagtggtggggggggggtccatgggcttcctccccgccccccaacacccccccctcccccccccggtcTGTGCCCCAGGGCCCCCAGTGCTGCTCGGACCTGGCCGTGTCCTTCCACTACGTGAGCGGGGAGCAGATGTACGCGCTGGAGTTCCTCACCCACCGCCTGCGCCCCTACGGCTACCGGCCCCGCTacgggccccccccgccccccccggcccccaacgCCACCCTCGCCTAAGCccggacaccccccacccccccccccccagctcacctgcTCTCGGTGGCCATCGCTGGGGTGTCGGTGGCCACCGGGGCTGGTTTGGGGATCGGGGAAGAGCGGATGGGGatggtgtgtgtgtccccccccaccctccccaggaccgggatgggctggggggggacaccccccccatggGTGCTGTCATGTCCCCCCCGCCTCTAtctcagccccccccccgcccccggccaaTTAAAGCCCTTTGCCCACCATGGAGGAGCCGGGTCCTCGTGTGGGTGCCACCGCCGCTGTcaccgggtgtcccccccccccgagacagGGACACCCacgttttggggggggtgttgaagctttcccttttttttgggggggatggggggggagggtcctggaggaggggggggggggtacggCTGCTACTGGCTTCTGCACCAGGCTGGGGGgacagggccccccccccccccccagcatctcaCCCCATTACTGTCCCAGGGACCCCAAATGCCCCCCCCACGGgttcctgtcccccccccccccaatgtccccccccaccccagcaagaCCCACGTGGCCCTAATTAGTGGCTGGTAATGAGATTTGCTGGGATTGgatgtccctggggggggggggggggggggcgaggaggatgggggggtcacAGCGGGACAGGGGGCTGGTGGCTTTGGGGGGGGACCGGGGACccggagggatttgggggggggtctcagcagGACACGGAGGTGGTGGCTTTGGTGGGGTGGGGCAGAGCCATGGGCAGGGGTCCCActgacgggggggggggatgacagggTCCCCCGCATGGCCCCGTGGCTCGTGGCCCCGTGGCTTGTGGTCCTGTGGCTTGTAGCCTCATGGCTCGTGGCTCCGTGGCTTGTAGCCCCATGGCTCCTGGTCTCGTGGCCCCGTGGCTTGTGGCCCCACGGCTCATGGCCACATGGCTTGTGACCCCATGGCTCGTGGCCTCGTGGCCCCGTGGCTTGTAGCCCCATGGCTCATGGCCCTATGGCTCGTGGCCCTGTGGCTCTCTGGCCCCATGGTTCATGGCCGCATGGCTTGTGACCCCATGGCTCGTGTCCCTCTGGCTCCATGGCTTGTAGCCCCACGGCTCATGGCCCTATGACTCGTGGCCCTGTGGCTCTGTGGCTTGTGGCCCCATGGCTTGCAGCCCCATGGCTCATGGCCCCGTGGCCCCGTGGCTTGCGACCCCGTGGCTCGTGGCTCATGCCACAACCTGGCCGTCGTGGC
It encodes:
- the LOC141736781 gene encoding glycoprotein-N-acetylgalactosamine 3-beta-galactosyltransferase 1-B-like yields the protein MLLPGLRSGWLPFHGGVLVGFAVTFLLLHGVPLLPPPLTQDPRAPSDPPGVSRPPVLYGVAPPRSAGEDAEEARALYRRVRVLCWVMTGPSTLETKARHVRATWARHCNVAIFMSSQPAPAFPAVGLPVGEGRHQLYWKTIRAFQYVHQHHLGQADWFLKADDDTFVVVANLRWLLAGHPPERPVYFGKRFRPFAKQGYMSGGAGYVLSKEALRRLVAAWATRLCSHTSPVEDLAIGQCLEKVGVEAGDSRDTGGRETFHPFPPETHLTHKFSPNFWYRSYCYYPVVEGPQCCSDLAVSFHYVSGEQMYALEFLTHRLRPYGYRPRYGPPPPPPAPNATLA